One window of the Staphylococcus equorum genome contains the following:
- a CDS encoding TspO/MBR family protein, which translates to MIKQNKWIILYFISFLIMILLNYLSGGNIGSVTEDNQAVIQPAGFAFSIWGLIYVLILAWIIKLFVSNSHKSIIVNELKYLPIINFLLNGLWVVVYTQKWIFASVLVIISLLYTIAKIYTVLSKYKGFNRLPFSIYFGWVTVATIVNIFTLFLNNNIETILGLNELTWTIIILIIATLIGVFISIFFKDWLYPLVIIWPYFGIYIENKNVYSSLDITLILASLSLIIISIIIGFQRKNYNR; encoded by the coding sequence GTGATTAAGCAAAACAAATGGATTATTTTATATTTTATATCCTTTTTAATTATGATTTTATTAAATTATTTAAGTGGTGGAAATATAGGAAGCGTAACAGAGGATAACCAGGCAGTTATACAACCTGCAGGTTTTGCGTTTTCAATTTGGGGATTAATTTATGTTCTTATTTTAGCATGGATTATTAAACTATTTGTTTCAAATAGCCATAAAAGTATCATAGTTAATGAATTAAAATACTTACCTATCATTAACTTTCTATTGAATGGTTTATGGGTAGTAGTTTATACACAAAAATGGATATTTGCTTCAGTTTTAGTAATCATATCACTGCTATATACAATCGCAAAAATTTATACTGTATTAAGTAAATACAAAGGGTTTAATCGCTTACCTTTTTCAATTTATTTTGGTTGGGTCACTGTCGCTACTATAGTTAATATTTTCACTTTATTTTTAAATAATAATATTGAGACAATATTAGGACTGAATGAACTTACTTGGACAATAATAATATTAATTATTGCTACATTAATAGGTGTTTTTATTTCTATTTTCTTTAAAGACTGGTTGTATCCACTTGTTATTATATGGCCTTACTTCGGAATATATATTGAAAATAAAAATGTTTATTCAAGCTTAGATATTACATTGATTTTAGCAAGTTTATCATTAATTATTATTTCTATTATTATAGGTTTTCAAAGAAAAAATTATAATCGTTAG
- a CDS encoding phytoene desaturase family protein — protein MKIAVIGGGVSGLAAASRLSANGHQVDIYEKNKQIGGRMNQIKQDGFTFDMGPTIVMMPEVYRDVFNYAQKNMNNYLEIKQLSHIYDVYFSESDQIRVPTDLAQLRDMLEAIEPNSTHGFMSFLTDIYERYEIARKHFLERTFRKPTDFYNPFTLYQGMKLKTFDKADNLIEKYVDNEKIQKILAFQTLYIGIDPKRSPSLYSIIPMIELMFGVHFIKGGMYSFVNALQTLNEELGTQIYTDASVEEIIIDTRFKRAEGLKINGRIEKYDKILCTADFPYAASSLIKDEQQPKKYTKQKVDNMDYSCSAFLMYLGVDKDLSEEILLHNVIFSKDFDNNINEIFTGEISEDPSIYVYAPSVEDKSLAPEGQTGVYVLMPVSELKTGDVDWSNETTITHVKNIIYKKLSTIKALKNLKEQVVTEIIYTPEDFEGDYNAKFGAAFGLMPTLAQSNYYRPPNVSRDYKNLYFAGASVHPGAGVPIVLTSAKITVEEILADIKNGI, from the coding sequence ATGAAGATTGCAGTCATTGGTGGTGGTGTTTCGGGTTTAGCTGCAGCTTCAAGGTTGTCAGCAAATGGACATCAAGTAGATATTTATGAAAAGAATAAGCAGATAGGTGGTAGAATGAATCAAATTAAACAAGACGGGTTTACATTTGATATGGGTCCAACAATAGTAATGATGCCTGAAGTCTATCGTGATGTTTTTAATTACGCACAAAAGAATATGAATAATTACTTGGAGATTAAACAATTATCTCACATATATGATGTGTACTTTAGTGAGTCTGACCAAATTCGTGTGCCTACAGATCTTGCGCAATTAAGAGATATGCTTGAAGCTATTGAGCCTAACTCCACACATGGTTTTATGTCATTTTTAACTGATATATACGAAAGATATGAAATTGCACGCAAACATTTTTTAGAGCGAACGTTTAGAAAACCTACTGATTTTTATAATCCTTTTACTTTATATCAAGGTATGAAATTAAAAACATTTGATAAAGCAGATAACTTAATTGAAAAATATGTTGATAATGAGAAAATTCAAAAAATATTAGCGTTCCAAACATTGTATATAGGCATTGACCCCAAACGAAGTCCTTCACTATATTCTATTATACCAATGATTGAATTAATGTTTGGCGTACATTTTATTAAAGGTGGTATGTATAGCTTCGTCAATGCGCTTCAAACATTAAATGAGGAACTAGGCACTCAAATTTATACAGATGCGAGTGTTGAAGAGATTATCATTGATACACGTTTTAAGCGTGCTGAAGGTCTGAAAATAAATGGCCGTATTGAGAAGTATGACAAAATATTATGTACTGCAGACTTCCCATATGCAGCCTCATCTTTAATTAAAGATGAACAACAGCCTAAAAAATATACAAAACAAAAAGTTGATAATATGGACTATTCTTGTTCTGCCTTTTTGATGTATCTGGGTGTAGATAAAGATTTATCTGAAGAAATTTTATTACATAATGTTATATTTTCAAAGGATTTTGATAATAACATTAACGAAATCTTTACTGGGGAAATATCTGAAGATCCTTCCATATATGTCTATGCACCAAGCGTGGAAGATAAGTCGTTAGCGCCAGAAGGTCAGACAGGTGTTTATGTACTTATGCCTGTGTCAGAATTAAAAACGGGTGATGTGGATTGGTCCAATGAGACAACAATCACACATGTGAAGAATATTATTTATAAAAAGCTTTCAACAATTAAAGCTTTAAAAAATTTGAAAGAGCAGGTTGTCACTGAAATCATTTATACACCTGAAGATTTTGAAGGTGATTATAATGCAAAATTCGGAGCAGCCTTTGGATTAATGCCTACATTAGCTCAAAGTAACTACTATAGACCACCTAATGTAAGTAGAGATTATAAAAATTTATATTTTGCTGGAGCAAGTGTTCATCCAGGAGCAGGCGTTCCCATCGTATTAACAAGTGCTAAAATAACAGTTGAAGAAATATTAGCAGATATAAAAAATGGTATTTAA
- a CDS encoding phytoene/squalene synthase family protein: MNQLEKDYKHCHNIMKIHSKTFSYVFDFLELKKKKAVWAIYAVCRIIDDSIDKYNDLGQLEKIASDLDAIYGNHAQNYQSDAAIMNAFNNTLNTYAIPHKPLRKLIQYVKEDLNLKTVQTDAVLYDYCYGVAGTVGELLTPILASQSEDNTDQAEVTGIALGKALQITNILRDVGEDFQNGRVYLSQEKLAEYKIDLQAVYNDGVTQNYIDLWENYANEAIQLYNVALNGVEYFDEEVRYIVELAAYAYLEILEEVRKSGYTLYKKVYVSKLRKLKIYREIITKYNRSETL; this comes from the coding sequence ATGAATCAATTAGAGAAAGATTATAAACACTGCCACAATATTATGAAGATCCATTCAAAAACATTCTCATATGTCTTTGACTTTTTAGAGCTTAAAAAGAAAAAAGCAGTATGGGCTATCTACGCAGTTTGTCGAATTATCGATGATAGTATAGATAAATATAATGATCTTGGACAATTAGAAAAAATAGCCAGTGATTTAGATGCTATTTATGGTAATCATGCTCAAAACTATCAAAGTGACGCAGCCATTATGAATGCATTTAATAACACTTTGAATACATACGCAATTCCGCACAAACCATTACGTAAGTTGATTCAATATGTAAAAGAAGATCTTAATTTAAAAACGGTACAAACAGACGCTGTTTTATATGATTATTGCTATGGTGTTGCAGGAACTGTTGGTGAATTATTAACACCTATATTAGCATCCCAAAGCGAAGACAATACTGACCAAGCTGAAGTTACTGGCATCGCTTTAGGTAAAGCACTACAAATAACTAATATTTTAAGAGATGTGGGCGAAGATTTTCAAAATGGTAGAGTTTATCTCAGCCAAGAAAAGCTAGCTGAATATAAGATAGACTTACAAGCTGTATATAATGATGGGGTTACCCAAAATTATATAGACTTATGGGAAAACTATGCTAATGAGGCAATTCAACTATACAATGTAGCATTAAATGGAGTTGAATACTTTGATGAAGAAGTGCGTTATATTGTTGAATTAGCGGCATATGCCTATCTTGAAATTCTTGAAGAAGTGAGAAAGTCGGGCTATACACTGTATAAAAAAGTATATGTAAGTAAACTTAGAAAACTGAAAATTTATCGCGAAATCATTACGAAATATAATAGGAGTGAAACATTATGA
- a CDS encoding phytoene desaturase family protein translates to MRKKQVVVIGGGLGGIASAIRMAQAGYNVNLYEQNNHIGGKVNRLEVEDFGFDLGPSILTMPKIFQRLFQKCGKRLEDYVHIRKLDLQIRNVYPDGEIVDLYESMQDTLINNSVVTDKDIKQLTTFFKYAQQIHKAAESSYFDKGLDTMSEIIRYHGPFSALKKYDYFHTMQQAIDKRVNNPYLRKMLGYFIKYVGSSSYDAPAVLSLLPQMQHDEGLWYVDGGIHKLAEAMEKLARELGVDIHFDACVKRINYNSENEVIGITLANNKDIYADYIISNMEVIPVYRNLLNFDENKINKLERKFEPASSGYVMHLGVDKIYPELSHHNFFFSNNSKKNYKEVFHQYVLPQDPTIYVVNTNKTDDSQAPEGHENIKILPHIPYIQGQPFSEEAYLQFRECILDKLENMGLKDLRQHIVYEDVWTPHDIENTYNSNKGAIYGVVSSKKKNKGFKFPKKSQYYKNLYFVGGSVNPGAGMPMVTLSGMQVAEAIIAEESS, encoded by the coding sequence GCAAGTAGTTGTCATTGGAGGGGGGCTAGGCGGCATTGCCAGTGCAATCCGCATGGCTCAAGCAGGTTATAATGTGAATTTGTATGAACAAAACAATCACATTGGTGGAAAAGTGAATAGATTAGAGGTAGAAGATTTTGGTTTTGATCTTGGCCCTTCTATCTTAACTATGCCTAAAATATTTCAAAGATTATTCCAGAAATGTGGTAAAAGGCTAGAAGATTATGTGCATATACGTAAATTAGATTTGCAGATAAGAAATGTCTATCCTGATGGTGAAATTGTAGATTTATATGAGTCTATGCAAGATACTTTGATAAATAATAGTGTAGTAACAGATAAAGATATAAAGCAACTCACTACATTCTTTAAATATGCGCAACAGATACATAAAGCTGCTGAAAGTAGTTATTTTGATAAAGGCTTAGACACAATGTCTGAAATCATTCGTTATCATGGGCCATTTTCAGCATTAAAAAAATATGATTACTTCCATACCATGCAACAAGCAATTGATAAAAGAGTAAACAATCCATATTTAAGAAAAATGCTAGGATATTTTATCAAGTATGTAGGTTCATCCTCTTATGACGCACCGGCTGTATTGAGTTTGCTGCCTCAAATGCAACATGATGAAGGATTATGGTATGTAGATGGAGGGATTCATAAATTAGCTGAGGCTATGGAGAAATTAGCGAGAGAATTAGGCGTAGATATCCATTTTGACGCATGTGTGAAACGTATAAATTATAATAGTGAAAATGAAGTTATTGGGATAACATTAGCAAATAATAAAGATATATATGCAGATTATATTATATCTAATATGGAAGTAATTCCTGTTTATAGAAATTTATTGAATTTTGATGAAAATAAAATAAATAAATTAGAGCGCAAGTTTGAACCAGCTAGTTCAGGTTACGTAATGCATCTAGGTGTTGATAAAATCTATCCAGAACTTAGTCATCATAATTTTTTCTTCTCTAATAATTCTAAAAAAAATTATAAAGAAGTCTTTCATCAATATGTCTTACCTCAAGATCCTACAATTTATGTGGTCAATACAAATAAAACAGATGACTCACAAGCGCCTGAGGGGCATGAAAATATAAAAATCCTGCCACATATACCTTATATTCAAGGACAGCCATTTAGCGAAGAGGCGTACCTTCAATTCCGAGAATGTATATTGGATAAATTAGAAAATATGGGATTAAAGGATTTGAGACAGCACATCGTATATGAGGATGTATGGACACCACATGACATAGAAAACACATATAATTCTAATAAAGGGGCTATTTATGGCGTAGTGTCGAGTAAAAAAAAGAATAAAGGATTTAAATTCCCTAAAAAAAGTCAATATTACAAAAATTTATATTTTGTAGGTGGCTCTGTAAATCCTGGGGCTGGCATGCCAATGGTCACTTTAAGTGGAATGCAAGTAGCAGAAGCTATTATCGCAGAAGAAAGTAGTTGA
- a CDS encoding pyridoxamine 5'-phosphate oxidase family protein, with protein sequence MNKDKVLSKIENILNQSRIGVLSTAHNNVPNSRYMVFYNDDLTLYTKTSIDSNKVAEFKDNPKAHILLGYDDTENRSFLEIEANVEIIKDKETIDWLWEKQDKTFFDSKEDPDLCIIKVTPKSIKIMNDDSIDTPQTITID encoded by the coding sequence ATGAATAAAGATAAAGTACTTTCTAAAATAGAAAATATATTGAATCAATCAAGAATTGGTGTCTTATCAACCGCACATAACAACGTTCCTAATAGTAGATATATGGTTTTTTATAATGATGATCTTACACTTTATACTAAAACTAGTATAGACTCTAACAAAGTTGCTGAATTCAAAGATAATCCCAAAGCACATATATTGCTGGGATATGATGATACAGAAAATCGTAGCTTTCTTGAAATTGAAGCAAATGTTGAAATCATTAAAGATAAAGAAACAATAGATTGGCTATGGGAAAAACAAGATAAAACTTTTTTTGATTCTAAAGAAGACCCTGATTTATGTATAATCAAAGTCACACCTAAATCTATTAAGATTATGAATGATGATAGTATAGATACGCCACAAACGATTACGATTGATTAA
- a CDS encoding glycosyltransferase family 2 protein, whose product MRRATISRKRSENKKDVSIIIPARNEAKNLPKLLNSIAKDSQIEVIVMDDDSTDNTPAIAKHYDAKVHTVNNDMTWKGKSHACWEGSQYATNDLLMFIDADVQFTSDDSIWRILYQYSLQGNKGLLSIQPFHKIKHLYENCSAIFNLMTVVGMNKFSINRSLNERQSAFGPLILTNKRDYELTHGHLNAKDKVIEGFALSNVYHNHDLPVDLCEGQGVVNFRMYPQGFRALLEGWSKHFALGSKATKRATLSLIVLWLLGSSISTLSILFSLKLGILYLILAVTIYFIYALQFHKFIRRTGDFNFIASICHPWLFICFIGIFFKSWLDINVFKRVHWKGRNIDL is encoded by the coding sequence ATGCGTCGAGCTACGATTAGTCGAAAAAGGAGTGAAAATAAGAAAGACGTCAGTATTATTATTCCTGCTAGAAATGAAGCGAAAAATTTACCTAAATTACTTAACAGTATTGCTAAAGACTCACAAATAGAAGTAATAGTCATGGATGATGATTCAACAGACAACACACCGGCAATTGCAAAACATTACGACGCAAAAGTACATACTGTTAATAACGATATGACATGGAAAGGGAAATCACATGCATGCTGGGAAGGAAGTCAGTATGCAACAAACGATTTATTGATGTTTATTGACGCTGATGTGCAATTTACAAGTGATGATAGTATATGGCGTATATTGTATCAATATAGCTTACAAGGAAATAAAGGTTTACTTTCTATACAGCCTTTCCATAAGATAAAACATTTATATGAAAATTGTTCTGCTATATTTAATTTAATGACGGTTGTAGGAATGAACAAATTTTCAATAAATAGGTCATTAAATGAGAGGCAAAGTGCATTCGGTCCATTAATTTTAACGAACAAGCGAGATTATGAACTGACACATGGCCATTTAAATGCTAAAGATAAAGTGATTGAAGGTTTTGCCTTAAGCAATGTATATCATAATCATGATTTACCTGTTGATTTATGTGAAGGGCAAGGCGTGGTAAATTTTAGGATGTATCCTCAGGGCTTTAGAGCGCTACTAGAAGGTTGGAGTAAACACTTTGCACTTGGTTCTAAAGCGACCAAAAGAGCCACACTTAGTTTAATTGTTTTATGGTTATTAGGATCTAGTATATCTACCTTGAGTATTCTATTTTCACTCAAACTAGGTATCTTATATTTAATTTTAGCAGTTACTATTTATTTTATTTATGCGCTGCAATTCCACAAATTTATTCGAAGAACGGGCGATTTTAATTTCATTGCAAGTATTTGCCACCCATGGCTATTTATCTGCTTTATTGGGATATTTTTTAAATCGTGGTTAGATATCAATGTGTTTAAACGCGTGCATTGGAAAGGCCGAAATATAGATTTATAG
- a CDS encoding cryptochrome/photolyase family protein: MHLGVILNRVFRTKDNPLFDYVVNNQEEIEKLYLILPLEDLSDAGESKQQYYNKVVSGFVKTLYKHNIYPYVVSYKSLGKLADQLGLTHVLIGKDIMSYHNIKYDYPHLKLAFQKRSIEVIGQRVNHYFQPSLTVNKQQQPYKVFTSFYKANRRNLVLTPSKHYQYKKLSQYAEKGSNHSGISLHSSEDIEQQARKAWEAFLSEDISNYKKMTDDVSQDYVSGLGKYLAYGLLDIHEIINDLLEDYENDEANYESYIREVMFREFYYILMTQYPETATKAFTEKYRNMQWSYNKQNFEAWKTGKTGFPIIDAAMQKLNHTGYMHNRLRMVVSQFLTKNLFIDWTWGEEYFRQYLIDYDNASNVHGWQWSASTGTDAAPYFRMFNPIRQSERFDAKGYFIKSQLELFKDVSSNYIHNPSKNKDKLKENYDIEIGKDYPETLVDLKLSREFVMNKFKSFR, from the coding sequence ATGCATTTAGGAGTAATTCTTAACCGGGTGTTTAGAACCAAAGATAATCCGTTATTTGATTATGTAGTAAACAATCAAGAAGAAATTGAAAAATTATATCTCATTTTACCTTTAGAAGATCTATCAGATGCAGGGGAGTCAAAGCAACAATATTATAATAAAGTAGTAAGTGGTTTCGTTAAAACTTTGTATAAACATAATATTTATCCTTATGTAGTCTCTTACAAAAGTTTAGGAAAACTAGCTGATCAATTAGGGTTAACACATGTTTTGATTGGTAAAGATATCATGAGCTATCATAATATAAAATATGATTATCCTCATCTCAAATTAGCTTTTCAAAAGCGTAGTATAGAAGTTATTGGACAACGCGTAAACCATTATTTCCAACCGTCACTGACTGTAAATAAGCAACAACAACCTTATAAAGTATTTACAAGTTTTTATAAAGCCAATAGAAGAAATTTAGTACTTACTCCAAGTAAGCATTACCAATATAAAAAATTAAGTCAATATGCTGAAAAAGGTTCAAATCATAGCGGAATATCCCTACATTCATCAGAGGATATAGAACAACAAGCACGTAAAGCTTGGGAAGCCTTTTTAAGTGAAGATATTTCAAATTATAAAAAAATGACAGATGATGTTTCACAAGATTATGTCAGTGGGTTAGGTAAATATTTGGCATATGGTTTGCTTGATATTCATGAAATTATTAATGATTTGCTTGAGGATTATGAAAATGATGAAGCTAACTATGAGTCATATATTAGAGAAGTGATGTTTAGAGAATTTTATTATATTTTAATGACACAATATCCAGAAACTGCAACTAAGGCATTTACTGAAAAATATCGTAATATGCAATGGTCATATAACAAGCAGAATTTTGAAGCATGGAAAACAGGAAAAACAGGATTTCCAATTATAGATGCAGCAATGCAAAAGCTTAACCATACTGGGTATATGCATAACCGTTTAAGAATGGTTGTTTCCCAATTTTTAACAAAGAATTTATTTATTGATTGGACTTGGGGAGAAGAATACTTTAGACAATACCTTATCGATTATGACAATGCGTCCAATGTGCATGGATGGCAATGGTCTGCATCTACAGGCACAGATGCAGCACCATATTTCAGAATGTTTAATCCGATACGCCAAAGTGAACGTTTTGATGCCAAAGGTTATTTTATTAAGTCTCAACTAGAACTATTTAAAGATGTTTCAAGTAACTATATTCATAATCCTTCAAAAAATAAAGATAAACTGAAAGAAAATTATGATATTGAAATAGGAAAGGATTACCCTGAAACTCTAGTAGATCTTAAATTAAGTAGAGAATTCGTTATGAATAAGTTTAAAAGTTTTCGGTAA